The following nucleotide sequence is from Rhodothermales bacterium.
GATTCGAACGAGGAGAGCACGGTCGGCTCGCCCCGGTTGACAAGCACCATGTGCTCGTAGTGGGCGGCCGGCTCGCCGTCCGCCGTGCGCACGGTCCAGCCGTCGGCGTCGACCTCCACCTGCTCCGTGCCGCCGGTGATCATCGGCTCGATGCAAATGGTCATGCCGGCACGCAGCTTCTTGCCCGTTCCGCGCCGACCGAAGTTCGGCACCTGCGGGTCCTCGTGGAGACTCCGCCCCACGCCGTGACCCACGAGCGCCCGGACCACGCCGTACCCACGCGATTCGCAGTAGGACTGCACCGCGTGACCTATGTCGCCGATCCGGTTCCCTTCGATCCCATAGCGTATGCCCTCGTAGAGCGACTGTTTCGTAGCGGTTAGCAGGGCCTCCCTCTTCTCCGATATTTCGCCCACCCCGTAGGTGTACGCGAAGTCTCCGAAGTAGCCCTCCAACTCCACACCGCAGTCCACAGAGACGATGTCCCCCTCTTCCAGCACGTAGTCGCTCGGCATGCCGTGGACGACGACGTCGTTGACCGAGATGCAGAGCGTAGCTGGGAAGGGGTCGACGCCGGGGATCGTATAGCCTTTGAACGCTGGCCGTGCACCGTGGTCGCGGATGACCTCCTCCGCGAT
It contains:
- the map gene encoding type I methionyl aminopeptidase, whose amino-acid sequence is MIHLKSPRDVDGLRKSADLVGLAHTEVARRVSPGVTTMELERIAEEVIRDHGARPAFKGYTIPGVDPFPATLCISVNDVVVHGMPSDYVLEEGDIVSVDCGVELEGYFGDFAYTYGVGEISEKREALLTATKQSLYEGIRYGIEGNRIGDIGHAVQSYCESRGYGVVRALVGHGVGRSLHEDPQVPNFGRRGTGKKLRAGMTICIEPMITGGTEQVEVDADGWTVRTADGEPAAHYEHMVLVNRGEPTVLSSFESIEAVLAEAGMFVPGGEATVTSQ